The window CTGCGGCATCGCCGTGGGACTGGCCAGCACGAAACGTCGCCCCTGTTCCTGGAAGCCGTATGCAAAGCCATCGGGAAAAGCCGCATCGAACCCGCGACTCATGTCGCCTCCGCCCGCCGCGCCATCAGGTCCGCCTGGACCCGCGCCAGCGCCGCGTCATCCAGCGGATAGGCGCGCATCACCCAGACCGCCAGCAGCGCCACCACGCCGGGGATCACCGTCAGCAGCAGCACGATGCCCAGGCGCGACGCGTCGGACTGGGCCTGGTTGGCGACATACCCCATCGCCGCCAGCGTCCACGCGATCCCCGCCGCGGCCACCGCGCCGCCCAGCTTCTGCGAGAACGCCGCGGCGGCGAACGTCATCGCGGTCGCGCGCCGCCCGGTTTTCCATTCGGTGTAGTCGGCGCAGTCGGCATACATGGAGAACGCCAGCGGCGACTTCGGCCCGAGCAGTAATCCGGCCAACGTGTTGAGCGCGAACATCACCCAGATCTGTTCCTTCGGCACGAAGTACATCGCACAGCTGAGCACGCCGACGCCACCCATCAGCCACATCATCAGCCGGCGCTTGTCCACCAGGCGGGCCAGCAGCGGCGTCAGCGCGGCGCCGATGGCCAGCGCCACTGAATAACTGCCGAGGAACAAGCCGGTCAGCTCCGGCCGCTCCACGTAGTACTTGAGGTAGTACACCAGCGAGCCGCTGCGCATCACGATCGTCACCATGATCACCAGCGCCAGCACGAACAGCACCATCCAGGGCTTGTTGCCCAGCAGGTCGAGCAGGTCCTGGCGTACCGCACTGCGCTGCTGCGGCAGCGGCTGGATCCGTTCGCGGGTGCTGGCGAACACGGTCGCGAAGGTGGCGATCGCCACGACCCCATACAGCGCCATCGTCAGTTGCCAGCCGAGCTGTTCGTCGCCACGGCCGAGCCAGCGCACCAGGTCGAGGGTCAGCCAGTTGACCAGCGTGGTGCCGGCGAAGGCGGCGATGAAACGGAAACTGATCAGGGTGGTGCGTTGCCGGCTGTCGGCGGTCATCACGCCCGACAGCGCCGAATACGGCATGGCCAGCACGGTGTAGGCCAGCATCATCAGGCTGAAGGTGGCGTAGGCCCACAGCAGCCTGCCATCGCCATCCAGATCCGGCACGGTCCAGGTCAGCACGCCGGCAACGGCGAGCGGCAACGCACCGTACAGAAGATAGGGCCGGAAACGGCCCCAGCGCGTGCGGGTACGATCCGCGATCGCGCCCATCAGCGGATCGGTCACCGCATCGAACAATCGGGTTACCAGCATCATCGTGCCGACCGCACCAGCGGCCAGCCCCATCACGTCGGTGTAGAAGATCAGCAGGAAGGCCGAGATGTTGGCCCAGTAGAGGTTGAAGCCGAAGTCGCCGATCCCGTAGCCGATCTTCTCGCGCAGCGGCAGACGCGCGTCGACAACGGTCACGGTCGCGTGCTTGGCGCCGACTTGCGCGGCGTGCTGGTCTTGGGTCATGCCTTCGCCCTGGAAAACCGGCATGCCGGCGCACCTCGCGCGCATGCATCGGTTGCTTGACAGCGATTCAAGCTTGCGGCCATCGCGCCGTGCCGGCAAGCCGGCGGGCAGGGTGCCCGAAGGGCGGGAGAGGGGGGCTTTCCCCCACCCGTCAACTACATCTCCGGCGTACTCGCCTCGATGATCCGCGCCGCCTCATCCGGACGACGCCGACTCTCACGAATCTCCTCCGCCGTTGGCTGTCGATAATTCGGCATCCCAGCCGGACGATCCTTGATCGTCGTCCCCGTGTAGTGATCGACCCTCCAGGCAGAGAACCTTGCAACGTCTCGTGCGGTTCAAGCGCGCCCGCCCCTTGCCGGCTCATTCCATCCTGCACGGATCTGCTGCTCTTGCAGGCTGCTTCGACTGCACGTAAACAGATGCTTGGCCACGAGGATGCTTGACGCGTGATCGTCTACCAATCGACCCGACAGCGCTTCCTCGAAGACAACGACCTTCACGCAATCGAAGAACTCATCGCCAACCAATACTTGGCCAAGACGGGCCGCTATGCGCCCGAAGGCGAATATCGCGCCTGGCGGCAGTCGTTGATGCAAATGGCGGAAGTGCTCGCGGACGACGCGATGCCGACATCGATGGGCGTGGGCGTGGAACTCGGGATACCACAGACCGCCAAGCGCATCGATTTCGTACTCTCCGGCACGGCTGACGACGGCACCGCAAGGGTCGTCATTATCGAACTGAAGCAGTGGTCGAGTTCGCGCGTCTCGGATCACGATGGCCTGATCTACGCGAACCGGGGTGGGCGCGCAGAAATCGAAGGAGCACACCCCTGCTATCAAGCGTGGTCGTACGCGACGTTGCTGGAGGGCTTCAACGAAGCGGTGCACGGCGAGGGCATCAAGCTCAGCCCCTGCGCATACCTGCACAATTACCATCGCGATGGCGTCATCGACGCGCCTTGCTACACGCCTTACGTAGAGAAGGCGCCCTTGTTCCTTCGAGGCCCGAGCGAACGGGCCAAGCTTCGGGACTTCATCAAGCGGCACGTCCGCAAGGGCGATCATGCAGCGGCGCTTTACCGCATCGAGAACGGGCGCATCAGGCCTTCGAAGATGCTGGCGGACAGCCTGGTTGGGATGCTCAAGGGGAACCGTGAATTCGTGTTGATCGACGACCAGAAGGTCGTCTATGAAACCTGCCTCGCGAAGTCGCGCATCGCAACGCCTGAAAAGAAGCAGGTGGTGATCGTGCGTGGCGGACCAGGCACCGGAAAATCCGTCGTCGCCATCAACTTGATCGTGGCATTGACGAAGCAGGGCTTGTTGAGCAAATACATCTCGAAGAATGCCGCCCCGCGGGCGGTGTACGCACAGAAACTGCGTGGCCACAGAAGGAATGTCGAGATATCGGGAATGTTCGGCGGGTCCGGTGCGTTCTTGGACGCCGAAGCCAATGTCTTCGATGCACTCGTGGTGGACGAAGCGCACCGCCTGAACGAGAAGAGCGGTTTGTACGGCAATCTCGGCGAGAACCAGATCAAGGAACTGATCGCCTCGGCGAAATGCACGATCCTGTTCGCCGATGACGACCAGATGGTGACCTTGGCGGACATCGGCCATTCGACTGACCTCGAAAAGTGGGCAAGCCGCATGGGTGCCGATGTCACCCACCTCGAGTTGGCGTCCCAGTTCCGTTGTGCTGGCTCGGATGGCTACCTTGCCTGGCTGGACGATGTCCTTGGGGTCCGCGAGACCGCGAACCCGAGTCTTGATCCAGGCGGTTACGACTTCCGTGTCGTGGATAGCCCTGCCGAGTTGGACCGCCTCATCCGCGAGCGTAACGAGGACAACAAGTCCCGCCTGGTCGCGGGTTATTGCTGGGATTGGAAGAGCAAGCGCAATCCGGATGCTTATGA of the Thermomonas carbonis genome contains:
- a CDS encoding DUF2075 domain-containing protein, coding for MIVYQSTRQRFLEDNDLHAIEELIANQYLAKTGRYAPEGEYRAWRQSLMQMAEVLADDAMPTSMGVGVELGIPQTAKRIDFVLSGTADDGTARVVIIELKQWSSSRVSDHDGLIYANRGGRAEIEGAHPCYQAWSYATLLEGFNEAVHGEGIKLSPCAYLHNYHRDGVIDAPCYTPYVEKAPLFLRGPSERAKLRDFIKRHVRKGDHAAALYRIENGRIRPSKMLADSLVGMLKGNREFVLIDDQKVVYETCLAKSRIATPEKKQVVIVRGGPGTGKSVVAINLIVALTKQGLLSKYISKNAAPRAVYAQKLRGHRRNVEISGMFGGSGAFLDAEANVFDALVVDEAHRLNEKSGLYGNLGENQIKELIASAKCTILFADDDQMVTLADIGHSTDLEKWASRMGADVTHLELASQFRCAGSDGYLAWLDDVLGVRETANPSLDPGGYDFRVVDSPAELDRLIRERNEDNKSRLVAGYCWDWKSKRNPDAYDIVLSESGFRRQWNLGSDGSLWITAPNSIEQVGCIHTCQGLELDYVGVIIGPDFAITNGALTTNPSGRSKMDRSIRGWKTLMKRDPVGTSERLDRIIRNTYRTLMTRGMKGCYVYCTDPAVADFLRQRMRTLDR
- a CDS encoding MFS transporter, encoding MPVFQGEGMTQDQHAAQVGAKHATVTVVDARLPLREKIGYGIGDFGFNLYWANISAFLLIFYTDVMGLAAGAVGTMMLVTRLFDAVTDPLMGAIADRTRTRWGRFRPYLLYGALPLAVAGVLTWTVPDLDGDGRLLWAYATFSLMMLAYTVLAMPYSALSGVMTADSRQRTTLISFRFIAAFAGTTLVNWLTLDLVRWLGRGDEQLGWQLTMALYGVVAIATFATVFASTRERIQPLPQQRSAVRQDLLDLLGNKPWMVLFVLALVIMVTIVMRSGSLVYYLKYYVERPELTGLFLGSYSVALAIGAALTPLLARLVDKRRLMMWLMGGVGVLSCAMYFVPKEQIWVMFALNTLAGLLLGPKSPLAFSMYADCADYTEWKTGRRATAMTFAAAAFSQKLGGAVAAAGIAWTLAAMGYVANQAQSDASRLGIVLLLTVIPGVVALLAVWVMRAYPLDDAALARVQADLMARRAEAT